ACAATCAGCCAACTCAAACAGTGATGGAGTAAAGGCTTTCTTCCACTAGGCTAGCAACCCCGTTGGACCATACAAAAATTTAAGAAGACATAAAAATTCATAGCTTTTTAGGTGGTTATTTTCAGGAATATATTATTTCCTTCAAAAAATTtagcaatttttttctttttcttctttggaaagaGATTAAGAGAAATTATTTGTATTCCTAGATTTAGTAAATAGGTAAATCAGATCAAAATGGTTTTTCTAGTATGCTTATTTAGTTATAGGTTTTTATGATATTTTTGGGGtcccttctctttcatttcttaCTATGAAGGACAAAAGAGTCTGGTCATTAACAGAGTCAGGAAAGTTCTTAGTGCCATCTACATCAGGAAAAAATCAGTAATAAAAGCCCGAATAGGGAATGGTGGCGCATGGTATGGATGATGGGTCTACACCCGCCGCAACTTTCTATTTGTGGTTCCCGTCTGATGCAttgagctctaccttctgatgATAAAATTGCTAACAAATTTGTGTGTATGATGTCAAGGTATTCTCTCTGTGCATAAGTGTGGAAACGTTTGACCTTTTTTGTTATTCATTGTGAGTATTCAATTTCCTTTTGGGCTGCTATGTtgaattatttttattagaGATGGTCTGGATTTCTAAGATTGGAAGTCTTTTCtcatggtggagaagaaaaggtAATGCGGTGTTCCGTGGCATGATTTGGCTGTCTTTGGCAATTATCATCCCCAATTATATTTGGTTTGAGAGGAATAGAAGCAGATTTGATAGCTAGCATGCTCCTGTTAGCACCAAAGTGAAGAATATCCTCTAGGACATCTGGGACTTCTCAGCTAGCTTTAGCTCCCATCTAGGTCAGATCCTTGGCAAACCTCTTTCTAAAAAAACTGGGACTAGTCACTGGATACCTACTTTCTGATCAAATTTTAGAGCTTCCTTAGAGCACCCAAGTGGCTTCCTCAAGCTGATCATTGGTGGATGTTCTTTGGGCAATCCAGATTTTTCAGTGGCTGGAGGATTATTAGAGTTACGAATAGGACTTGCTTAGTCTGTTATGCAATATATGAAGgcatggaaaaaaatttcatgaccGAATTTGTAGCTTTATTTTATCTTCTAAAATGTACAGCTTCCAAAGGAGATAAAAATCTGATAATAGAGTGTGATTCTCAAGCAGTGGTCATGTTTGTTCAAAAGCAAACCATTCCCTGGTGCTTTTAGTAGAATTGGTGGCATCTCAAAGACTACCTAGATAATATCTCTTGGAGCTTTGTTCACTATTACCGTGAAATGAATATTGTGACGGACAGAATAGCAGAACATGCAACAGCTACTAGAAGTTCTACTACATGGAATTCAACTTCagcttttattttgtttgatttggaaTGGGAATTACAGATAGACCTTGTTATAGGTTTATGTAATTTCTTTTACTTTGGAACTCTGTTTTGCTGATGGTCATGCCGAATGTGATGCAGGGTTCTAAAGTGGTTTTgtaattctcatttttttttcatttttgataCAATTTGCTAACCTTTAATAAAATAAAANNNNNNNNNNNNNNNNNNNNCCCTCATCTCTGTGTTGGGTGTGGTCTCATGTGCAGATGATCCCCATTCTTTGGCAATGCAGGGAGACCCTGTGCATGGTGAGGTTGTACCTGGAACTGGATCCTCTTGAGCATTATACATCCTGTAGTGcaaatctttttttattaacCTCATGAACTCTCAATCACAATAATAGAAAGCAAGCCCGAACACACACACAAGTATAGATCAGGTTCTTCTACGAGTTCGAGTTGGTATTTGATTCACCCTTGGACTCCATTTAACCTCTCCCTTTTTCAtaggtttttattttgaatggagtccaagtgtggatcaaacaccatacGAGAATAAGAGAAtttgatccaaaaaaaaaaacttttttatGTCATTGAACCAATCCATAGCGAATATAGGATATGCCATAGatacaaatacaaaaaaattattttttctagtATCCTTGTTGTTCAGGTCCGGTATTTGGCTTGAAGATTATCAACCACTTTCTCGTCAAGTTGGAAGGCTTTGGCAAGAACATCATCTGATATAGAAGGCTTCGATCCAAAGACAACAACTGTGATAGTGATGATACCAGGATTCTGACTATTTGGGTGATGAGACGATTTTCGGGGTTGGAGATTATGAAGCCAACATATAGGGTACCCCTCAAGTCTGTTAGGTTCTCTGTACCTGGAGGGGTGTATGTGTGGAGGGTTGAGACCATATGGTCCAAAGTCCATGCGACCCATGGATATGCCTAGTGTGTTGAGTCCAGGTAACTCGTTCACAGTCACCGGAGTTATTTTCAACCCAAGTCTGTCTGAGGTGTTCATAGCTATGTTGAACCCTGTTAAGAAGAAATCATAGGCTATGACAAGCTTAGGGTTCTTGCAGAATTTTGCATTCACCAACGCTTTGAAATAAAACTTTTCCATTAGTTTGGCCTATGCGTCTGGTGTTTTCTAAGCTAGCTGGCATAGTTCTTTCATCAAATtcatttttaaaagaaagaagTCTTAAAGGTAGTACGGCCCTACGCCAAGACATAGAGAGGGCAGAATGACTGCCCCACCCCtcataaaaggaagaaaatctgCTATTGTTGATGCTATGTGTATAATGCTATTGACACCCCTGTGTTGGCATAGGGGTCTAGGCCCACGCACAGCAGGTATGAAAAGACTACACTACCCCTTACTTGCCCTTCCATTGATTGACAATACTACCGGGTCATGTAGtgccctctctccctttttttctttatttattgtttgTTAATGCTAGTATTGCAAAAAGAAATCTTTACAAATTCTAGGAACCTCATCACTAACATACACGTCAGCTTCGTGATATATACAACGAAActcttaaaattttaaaatccacattttttttttggtcaagttTGACCCACCGTTACGATGATCCATAGGGGAAGTGAACACACACTAGAGCCCAATGGATAGGGAGTAAGGGAGGAATAATGGGGCATGGTAGTACCAATGCACTTACAAGGGGTGTTGATCCACTAATCAATCTCTAAGCACGCTCTTAAGTGAACAAtatgtagaaacgcaatcctaaaacgatgcagaagataatgtaAAAATaggaacaagcaatgcacacagatttatgaggttcggcaagattgcctacgtccccagtgagatgagatcttgtttcactatcaatggaaaataaggTTACAGCGCTCggccctcacacctctcagtattatttgcattacaaagaaagaaaccctcgctacaaatatacagtcaaaaaccctaatccgaaaagtaaacaattaccctcaaataaaaaattcgagtggggggcGTTAtgtaggggggcctcctgcccccttgcaaccctcACGGCCAACTAACTGGCTAACGGGACCGCCGTTCTGCCTGTCGAAgagttgcaccagtactctctggattaaactatgacgaaatacaagacatcatacaccaacacaatAAACATTCATATCTTTACGaagtcacaaaaaaaaaaaaaaattatctttataAACTAGAGGGATTTTAGTAGAAAAAATAGATTTCATAATAAAAGTGACATAAATGATAGGAGGATGCCCTCAATAGGGGTATAGTAGTCATTGCACGCTCCTATTATGGTGACAcattaatggattttttttttaacaatttttgttattttatacCACATACTAATTAATTTACTTATAAAGGATGAGTAGTCTCCACATGTCCCCACATGCCCTAATTAACGCATTATCATACTAGATAAGTGTGCAATAAAACTGTCAATTTGGCGTGGACAATACCAGCATAGGAGCATCTTCTGGGCATGGAACCGGGGGTTAGCACGGTTATTTTGTATCCTAAACAATCTGGACCTTTCCTGAGCTAAACTGATAGGGTTCATGATTATGCATAGCAATGTaatcaataaatgattttaaaaaaggaaaaaaggaaataaatgaaaacaCTTTCAACCAGGCAAACCTTAATTTTTTGGAAAACTAATGTCATTGTAGATTTGTATAAATAGGTGATATCCGTATCTACCCTAGCTATCTATTCTATGCTCTATAACAATGGAGAAAACTCACAGTTTCTCCATCCTAACAGTTGGGCTCCTGCTTGGGTTATTGTTTGCAATGCTACTACAAGCCTCCCATGGTGCACGCATTGCTGGCTTTACCAATGGATATCGTATTGATAAATACATAGGGTACCCTGCATTTGGAAAGATTCGTCCTCCAAATACACCACCTATTCAAGCTAACCCTCCACAAAGAGGTTGTTCACCGTATAATCGCTGCAGAGGTATTATTCATCCACCACCAGCAAAGGAAGCCTGCCATGAATGAAATATATGTGGAAAGAATGATATGTAGTGGTCAAGAACCAAAACTCTTGACGAGGAGTAGTTATTTTGAATAAGATATTTCGTTTTGAAGGTTTTTGTGGCCCCAAAAAACAATGTGCATGGTTTGATTgattaaaggttttttttttttttttagatagatATTATCAAATCTATTGAGTTAGTAGCTTGACTCACCAAAGCATATAATCAATGATCCATAGAAATACTCCTACAATGAGAATTTTATTTACAGCATTTTGGGTTATTGATGCACATAAATTGACCAAAATATCTATAGAAATACTCTTCAAAACTCAAAAGGAGATATTTATTTACGTTTGACATTATAATGtgtctatcaaaaaaaaaaaaaattggtgaaaAAAATAGGgtctccatggtagtgatcatagcctcTAGGCCGAATCACTCATATGGCAAGCAGCTCTTCTATAGGACCAATAAGTGATAGTGGACATGCagactcaaacccacaatcAGCCAACTCAAACAGTGATGGAGTAAAGGCTTTCTTCCACTAGGCTAGCAATCCCGTTGGGCCAtacaaaaatttaaaaagaCATAAAAATTCATAACCCTTTAGATGGTTATTTTCAGGACTATATTATTTCCTTCAaaaattttaacaaattttttttttttcttctttggaaagaGATTAAGAGAAATTATTTGTATTCCTAGATTTAGTAAATAGGTAAATCAGATCAAAAGGATTTTTCTAGTATGCTTATTTAGTTATAGGTTTTTATGATATTTTTGGGGGTCCCTTCTCTTTCATTGCTTACTATGAAGGACAAAAGAGTCTGGTCATTAACAGAGTCAGGAAAGTTCTTTGTGCCATCTGCATCAGGAAAAAATCAGTGATAAAAGCCTGAATAGGGGATGGTGGCGCATGGTATGGATGAAGGGTCTACACCCGCCGCAACTTTCTATTTGTGGCTGGCGTGTGATGCATTGAACTCTACCTTCTGATGATAAAATTGCTAACAAATTTGTGTGTATGATGTCAAGGTATTCTCTCTGTGCATAAGTGTGGAAACGTTTGACCTTTTTTGTTATTCATTGTGAGTATTCAATTTCCTTTTGGGCTGCTATGTtgaattatttttattagaGATGGTCTGGATTTCTAAGATTGGAAGTCTTTTCtcatggtggagaagaaaaggtAATGCGGTGTTCCGTGGCATGATTTGGCTGTCTTTGGCAATTATCATCCCCAATTATATTTGGTTTGAGAGGAATAGAAGCAGATTTGATAGCTAGCATGCTCCTGTTAGCACCAAAGTGAAGAATATCCTCTAGGACATCTGGGACTTCTCAGCTAGCTTTAGCTCCCATCTAGGTCAGATCCATGGCAAACCTCTTACTTTCTAAAAAACTGGGACTAGTACTTAGATACCCACTTTCTGATCAAATTTTAGAGCTTCCTTAGAGCACCCAAGTGGCTTTCTCAAGCTGATTATTGATGGATGTTCTTTGGGCAATCCAGATTTTTCAGTGGCTGGAGGAATTATTAGAGTTACGAATAGGACTTGCTTAGTCTGTTATACGATATATGAAGgcatggaaaaaattttcaTGGCGGAATTTGTAGCTTTATTTTATCGTCTGAAATGTACAATTTCCAAAGGAGATAAAAATCCGATAAAAGAGTGTGATTCTCAAGCAGTGGTCATGTTTGTTCAAAAGCAAACCATTCCTTGGTGCTTTCAGTAGAATTGGTGGCATCTCAAAGACTACTTAGATAATATCTCTTGGTGCTTTGTTCACTGCTACCGTGAAATTAATACTATGGCAGACAGAATAGCAGAACATGCAACAGCTACTAGAAGTTCTACTACATGGAATTCAACTTCagcttttattttgtttgatttggaaTGGGATTTACACATAGACCTTGTTATAGGTTTATGTAATTTCCTTTGCTTTGGAGCTCTattttgctgatggccatgccgaatgTGATGCAGGGTTCTAAAGTGGTTctgaaattctctctctctctcttttttttttttttaatacaatttgCTGACctttagggggaaaaaaaaattctctttgaGCTCTTTCTCCTTCCGCGGCCACTCCTCATGGAGATGGGAGGAGTAAATGAATGTTCTTggtcctttctttttttttttgccgggGGGTGGGGGCTCCCCTCATCTCTGTGTTGGGTATGGTCTCATGTGCAGATGATCCCTACTCTTTGGCAATGCAGGGAGACCCTGCGCATGGTGAGGTTGTACTTGGAACTGGATCCTCTTGAGCACTGTACGCCCTGTAGCGCAAATCTCATTTTATTAACCTCATGAACTCCCAATCACAATAATAGAAAGCaagcgcacacacacacacaagtatAGATCAGGTTCTTCTACGAGTTTGAGTTCGTATTTGATTCACACTTGGACTCCATTTAACTTCTCCCTTTTCCAtaggtttttattttgaatggagtccaagtgtggatcaaacaccatacGAGAATAAGAGAAtttgatccaaaaaaaaaaactttgttcaaAAGCAAACCATTCTTTGGTGCTTTCAGACTACCTAGATAATATCTCTTGGTGCTTTGTTCACTGCTACCGTGAAATTAATACTGTGGCGAACAGAATAGCAGAACATGCAACAGCTACTAGAAGTTCTACTGCATGGAATTCAACTTCagcttttattttgtttgatttggaaTGGGATTTACACATAGACCTTGTTATAGGTTATGTAATTTCCTTTACTTTGGAGCTCTgttttgctgatggccatgccgaatgTGATGCAGGGTTCTAAAGTGGTTCTgtaattctctctttttttttctttttaatacaatttgctgacctttagcaaaaaaaaaaatctctttgagCTCTTTCTCCTTCCGTGGCCACTCCTCATGGAGATGGGAGGAGTTAATGCATGCTcttggtcctttttttttttttggggggggtgggggctCCCCTCATCTCTGTGTTGGGTGTGGTCTCATGTGCAGATGATCCCTATTCTTTGGCAATGCAGGAAGACCCAATGCATGATGAGGTTGTACCTGGAACTGGATCCTCTTGAGCATTATATGTCCTGTAGCTCAAATCTTATTTTATTACCCTCATGAACTCTCAATCACAATAATAGAAAGCAAGCACGCGCACACACACAAGTATAGATCAAGTTCTTCTACGAGTTCGAGTTGGCATTTGATTCACACTTGGACTCCATTTAACCTCTCCCTTTTTCATAGGTTTTTATCTTGAATGgagtccaagtgtggatcaaacttgatccaaaaaaaaaaacttttttatGTTATTGAGCCAATCCATAGTGAATATAGGATATGCCATAGatacaaatacaaaaaaataattttttctagTATCCTTGTTGTTCAGGTCCGGTATTTAGCTTGAAGATTATCAACCACTTTCTCGTCAAGTTGGAAGGCTTTGGCAAGAACATCATCTGATATAGAAGGCTTCGATCCAAAGACAACATTTGTGATAGTGATGATACCAGGATTCTGACTATTTGGGTGATGAGACGATTTTCGGGGTTGGAGATTATGAAGCCAACATATAGGGTACCCCTCAAGTCTGTTAGGATCTCTCTACCTGGAGGGGTGTATGTGTGGAGGGTTGAGACCATATGGTCCAAAGTCCATGCGACCCATGGATATGCCTAGTGTGTTGAGTCCAGGTAACTCGTTCACAGTCACAGGAGTTATTTTCAACCTAAGTCTGTCTGAGGTGTTCACAGCTGTGTTGAACCCTGTTAAGAAGAAATCATAGGCTATGACAAGCTTAGGGTTCTTGCAAAATTTTGCATTCACGAACGCTATGAAATAAAACTTTTCCATTAGTTTGGCCTATGCTTCTGGTGTTTTCTAAGCTAGATGGCATAGTTCTTTCATCAAATtcatttttaaaagaaagaagTCTTAAAGGTAGTACGGCCCTACGCCAAGACATAGAGAGGGCAGAATGACTACCCCACCCctcataaaagaaagaaaatctgCTCTTGTTGATGCTATGTGTATAATGCTATTGGCACCCCTGTGTTGGCATAGGGGTCTATGCCCACACATAGCAGGTATGAAAAGACTACACTACCCCTTACTTGCCCTTGCATTGATTGACAATACTACCGGGTCATGTAGTGtcatctctccctttttttctttatttattgattGTTAATGCTAGTATTGCAAAAAGAAATCTTTACAAATTCTAGGAATCTCATCACTAACATACACGTCAGCTTTGTGATATATACAACGAAactattaaaattttaaaatccacattttttttgttttttttgtcaAGTTTGACCCACCGTTACGATGATCCAAAGGGGAAGTGAACACCCACTAGAGCACAATGGATAGGGAGTAAGGGAGTGGAATAATAGGGCATGGTAGTACCAATGCACTTACAAGGAGTGTTGATCCACTAATCAATCTCCAAGCACGCTCTTAAGTGAACAAtatgtagaaacgcaatcctaaaacgatgcaaaagataatggaaaaataggaacaagcaatgcacatagatttatgaggttcggcaagattgcctaagtccctagtgagatgagatcctatttcactatcaatggagaataaggttacagcGCTCATCCCTCATACCTCTCAATATTATttacattacagagaaagaaaccctcgttacaaatatacagtgaaaaaccctaatccgaaaagtacacaattgccctcaaataaaaaattcgagtggggggcGCTAtgtaggggggcctcctgcccccttgcaaccctcACAGCCAACTAACTGGCTAGCGGGACCGTCGTTCTGCCTGTCAAGGaactgcaccagtactctctggattaaactatgacggaatacaagacatcataccaaCACAATAAACATTCATATCTTTACGaagtaaccaaaaaaaaaaaattatctttataAACTAGAGGGATTTTAGTAGAAAAAATAGATTTCATAATAAAAGTGACATAAATGCTAGGAGGATGCCCTCAATAGGGGTATAGTAGTCATTGCACGCTCCTATTACGGTGACAcattaatggatttttttttttaacaatttttgttattttatacCACATACTAATGAATTTACTTATAAAGGATGAGTAATCTCCACATGTACCCACATGCCCTAATTAACGCATTATCATACTAGACAAGTGTGCAATAGAACTCTGTCAATTTGGCGTGGACAATACCAGCATAGGAGCATCTTCTGCGCATGGAACCGGGGGTTAGCACGGTTATTTTGTATCCTAAACAATCTAGACCTTTCCTGAGATAAACTGATAGGGTTCATGATTATGCATAGCAATGTaatcaataaatgattttaaaaaaggaaaaaaggaaataaatgaaaacaCTTTCAACCAGGCAAACCTTAATTTTTTGGAAAACTAATGTTATTGTAGATTTGTATAAATAGGTGATATCCTTATCTACCCTAGCTATCCATTCTATGCTCTATAACAATGGAGAAAACTCGCAGTTTCTCCATCCTAATAGTTGGGATCCTGCTTGGGTTGTTGTTTGCAGTGCGACTGCAAGCCTCCCATGGTGCACGCATTACTGGCTTCGTCAATGGAGATCGTATTGATAAATACATAGGGTACCCTGCAATTGGAAGGGATCTTCCTCCAAATACACCACCTATTCAAGCTAATCCTCCACAAAGAGGTTGTTCACCGTATAATCGCTGCAGAGGTGGTGATGTTCTTACAACACCAGCAAAAGAAGCTCGCCATGTATGAAATATCATATACATATATGAAAGGAATGATATGTAGTGGTCAAGAAGTAAAACTCTTTACGAAGAGTATTTATCTTGAATAAGACATTTTGTTTTGAAGGTTTCTGCCCCAAAAACAATGTGCATGGTTTGATTGattaaagggttttttttttctttttagatagATATTATCAGATCAATTGCGAGAGTAGCTTGACTCACAAAAGCATATAATCAAAGACAGATAGAAATACT
This genomic stretch from Macadamia integrifolia cultivar HAES 741 chromosome 2, SCU_Mint_v3, whole genome shotgun sequence harbors:
- the LOC122063579 gene encoding putative germin-like protein 2-1; its protein translation is MEKFYFKALVNAKFCKNPKLVIAYDFFLTGFNIAMNTSDRLGLKITPVTVNELPGLNTLGISMGRMDFGPYGLNPPHIHPSRYREPNRLEGYPICWLHNLQPRKSSHHPNSQNPGIITITVVVFGSKPSISDDVLAKAFQLDEKVVDNLQAKYRT